One genomic window of Coregonus clupeaformis isolate EN_2021a chromosome 12, ASM2061545v1, whole genome shotgun sequence includes the following:
- the LOC121577669 gene encoding prolyl 3-hydroxylase 1 yields MQWRLVVAILCVCLIPYCLSDVQLSSNVIMEPYDLLFDTAVEAYYKGEWMTVILNMERALRNKAAIRRVKAHCRITCANQSAFGEPLSSMVVPIPGAGSVEDLGFFQKIMKRADCVNTCESEKIGPPTIHKVTEDVDLEFKKRTPYNYLQVAYFKINKLDKAVAAANTFFLANPDHMEMKQNLDYYRMMAGVQQEDFKDLEARPHMAEFLAGKRYYSSDSFGLAIDHFEAAVEEYFSADQECRALCEGAYNYDGYNYMEYSADLFQSMTDHYMQILNCKQSCSVELASTAGKDKPFEDFLPSHFNYLQFSYYNSEKYEQAIECAKTYLLFHPEEEVMNQNLAYYSAVLGEDKAAAISARQVVKQHIQQSLLEKELLYFAYEVFGITFVDPDSWTPADVMPLKLREKQKADRETAARITEEIGNLMKEIETLVEEKNKESTDIAKIVREGGPLLFDDINITMSSKQLNGSQRVLLDGFISNDECRELTHLSNAAALKGDEYQGRPSPHSPSESFQGVTVLKAIKLGQEGTVPLKSARLFFDMSEKVRGVLESYFRLDSPLYFSYSHLVCRSAIDEKQDDRDDLSHPVHADNCLLVSELNECIKEPPAYTHRDYSAILYLNDDFEGGDFIFTELDAKTVTAEVRPQCGRVVGFGAGNENPHGVRAVTKGQRCAVALWFTLDPKHEEKERIQAQEMLKMFSTPTDTEFTETTTESSEPQLTPFDQYALLGQAAPLVQEQADQPDDKPAEKKPEVPAETVSENPSDKPEDKKDEKPIEKHAEKLIAKEGDKAKVKELVKTKAKAADASETKATTKTAAKAWDKANTKTADKAKAGDKANTKTADKAKAKPATKTNVKRAAAKTYKKEQKPAAKKTEKAPVKKVSKDSKTDLKSSSDSQTDKDEL; encoded by the exons ATGCAGTGGCGTTTAGTTGTGGCGATTTTATGCGTTTGCCTCATCCCGTATTGTCTTTCGGACGTGCAGCTCAGTAGTAATGTTATTATGGAACCGTATGATCTGCTGTTCGACACTGCGGTGGAAGCCTACTACAAGGGGGAGTGGATGACGGTCATACTGAACATGGAGAGAGCGCTTCGGAACAAGGCTGCGATCCGCAGGGTGAAGGCGCATTGCCGGATAACTTGTGCCAACCAGAGCGCTTTCGGGGAGCCTTTATCCAGCATGGTTGTGCCAATACCAGGCGCTGGCTCCGTGGAAGATCTTGGCTTTTTCCAGAAAATTATGAAAAGGGCTGATTGTGTAAATACGTGCGAAAGTGAGAAAATTGGACCACCAACTATCCATAAAGTCACTGAAGATGTGGACCTTGAGTTTAAGAAGAGAACCCCCTACAATTACCTGCAAGTCGCATACTTCAAG ATCAACAAGCTGGATAAGGCTGTGGCGGCGGCAAACACGTTTTTCTTGGCCAACCCAGACCACATGGAGATGAAGCAGAACCTGGACTACTACAGGATGATGGCCGGAGTACAGCAGGAGGACTTCAAAGACCTGGAGGCCCGGCCGCACATG GCAGAGTTCCTTGCAGGGAAGCGGTATTACAGCTCTGACTCGTTTGGTCTGGCCATCGACCACTTTGAAGCGGCGGTGGAGGAGTACTTCAGCGCGGACCAGGAGTGCCGGGCGCTCTGCGAAGGAGCTTACAACTACGACGGGTACAACTACATGGAGTACAGTGCCGACTTGTTCCAGTCCATGACAG ACCACTACATGCAGATTCTGAACTGTAAGCAGAGCTGTTCTGTGGAGCTAGCCTCCACTGCGGGAAAGGACAAGCCATTTGAGGATTTCCTCCCTTCCCACTTCAACTACCTACAGTTCTCCTACTACAACA GTGAGAAGTATGAGCAAGCCATAGAGTGTGCTAAAACATACCTGCTGTTCCACCCAGAGGAGGAGGTGATGAATCAGAACCTGGCTTACTACTCCGCTGTGCTGGGGGAGGACAAGGCTGCAGCCATATCCGCTAGAcag gtGGTGAAACAGCACATTCAGCAGTCCCTGTTGGAGAAGGAGCTGCTCTACTTTGCTTATGAAGTGTTTGGAATCACCTTTGTTGATCCA GATTCCTGGACCCCTGCAGACGTCATGCCCCTCAAACTGAGAGAGAAGCAGAA GGCAGACAGGGAGACTGCGGCAAGGATCACTGAAGAGATTGGGAATCTGATGAAGGAGATTGAAACTCTGGTGGAGGAGAAGAACAAGGAGTCGACTGACATTGCCAAGATCGTACGAGAAG GTGGTCCTCTGTTGTTTGATGACATCAACATTACCATGTCGTCTAAGCAGCTGAATGGGTCTCAGAGGGTTCTACTTGATGGATTTATCTCGAATGACGAGTGCAGAGAGCTCACCCACCTCTCTAAT GCGGCTGCGCTGAAAGGTGATGAGTACCAAGGCCgcccctccccccactcccccaGCGAGAGCTTCCAAGGAGTCACCGTCCTCAAGGCTATTAAG TTGGGACAGGAGGGCACTGTGCCCCTGAAAAGTGCCCGCCTGTTTTTTGACATGAGTGAGAAGGTGCGTGGGGTCCTGGAGTCGTACTTCCGTCTGGACTCTCCTCTCTACTTCTCCTACTCCCACTTGGTCTGCCGCTCCGCTATCGACG AGAAGCAGGATGACCGTGACGACCTGAGTCACCCGGTTCATGCAGACAACTGCCTGCTGGTCTCTGAGCTCAACGAGTGCATCAAAGAAccacctgcatacacacacagggactatag CGCCATCCTCTATCTGAATGATGATTTTGAAGGAGGAGATTTCATTTTCACTGAACTGGATGCCAAAACTGTCACA GCAGAGGTGCGTCCTCAGTGTGGTCGTGTGGTTGGGTTCGGGGCTGGGAATGAGAACCCTCACGGGGTAAGAGCGGTCACTAAGGGCCAGAGGTGTGCTGTGGCCCTGTGGTTCACCCTTGACCCCAAACATGAGGAGAAG gagCGGATCCAAGCTCAAGAGATGCTGAAGATGTTCTCCACTCCTACAGACACAGAGTTCACAGAGACAACGACAGAGAGCTCAGAACCACAGCTTACACCTTTTGACCAGTATGCGCTTCTTGGTCAAGCTGCACCCCTAGTACAGGAGCAGGCAGACCAACCAGATGACAAACCAGCAGAGAAGAAGCCTGAGGTACCAGCAGAAACAGTTAGTGAAAACCCATCTGATAAACCAGAGGATAAAAAGGATGAGAAGCCGATAGAGAAGCACGCAGAAAAACTAATTGCAAAAGAGGGTGACAAAGCTAAGGTGAAAGAGCTGGTGAAAACGAAAGCCAAAGCAGCGGATGCATCAGAGACCAAAGCGACGACTAAAACAGCGGCTAAAGCATGGGACAAAGCCAACACTAAGACAGCAGACAAGGCTAAAGCAGGGGACAAAGCCAACACTAAGACAGCAGACAAGGCTAAAGCAAAACCTGCaacaaaaacaaatgtcaaaCGGGCAGCAGCCAAAACGTACAAAAAAGAGCAGAAGCCAGCGGCAAAAAAGACAGAGAAAGCCCCTGTCAAAAAGGTTTCCAAAGACTCGAAAACTGATCTCAAATCATCCTCGGACTCACAAACAGACAAGGATGAGCTGTGA